In Leopardus geoffroyi isolate Oge1 chromosome B4, O.geoffroyi_Oge1_pat1.0, whole genome shotgun sequence, the DNA window AGCCATCTACACTTGAAGAAATGAatagtatttatgtatgtatgtatgtatgtatgtatgtatttatttatttatttatgtttaagtttgtttattttgagagagaaacagagagagtgagtggggaatgggcagagagagagtgagcgagagagaatcccaaccaggctcgctccatgctgtcactgtggagccaTATgtaggtctcaaacccacaaaccatgagatcatgacctgatctaaaacctagagtcagatgctcagctgagtgagccacccaaatgccccaaatAGTTTTTAGTACTTAGTGAATTTTATCACTTAACCCCTTTCACCaggtctccttccctccttctctctccttcttcctcctctctcttcctcctcccacccacatCTCTTAACTCTCCAGTGGAATAAGTACTTTGCCTTACCTGGGCTGGATCAGACCCAGTTGACTGAGGCCTAGGCTGTCTATCTAAGCTGCTTCCAGCCATGCTGGTATTGTGAGTTTCAATCAGAGGACAGTAGGGATGTGCAGGGACATTGGGACTGTGGCACCAAGGACTGCTATTAGGAAAAAGGGttggtgggttttctttttctctgtaaaaaaaaattaagtccaaaGTGAACCAAAAAGGGATCATCATAGTTCATTATCAATGAACCTCAATTAAAGTGAAAGCATGTTTCAAGACCATGTTTTAAGACCATGTGGGCAGTGCTTTTATCACATCAGAAGTATTTGCCCACACATGTGTAACAAATTATTCACGTTAAGCCACAAGGCAACTTTTGATCCAAGATGAAATTCCTAGATGATTCACTATTCCCTCCACCGAAGCACTGCTAAAGACATGGTGATAACTTCATCTCTTCACCTCTCCCCAGCCTTGCCTCTAACAGCATTGCCACTAAGAAGTGAAATGGCCGGAGGGGTCTCGATATTGCCTAGCGGAAGTCACCAGCCTTTACTGTCCCATGACTATAACcctgctttctctgtgtttttcacaaaacacaaatagtattatggtttttatcattctatttgaaataggattttttttgtcattattgaTTTACCTACTCATCATGTCTCTACTTGTCACCCAGTCATTCCTACTtgttcagttaaaattttttttttaaaaaatgcaaacaacttTTACCTTTTAAGAAAAACTCTAACTTGTTCCATCTGATTTTTTGAGGTATCCTTATTAGacttgtcttgtttttctttagttgtaGATATAGCTGTTGGCCAATGAAATATGTGTCTTTGACACGTTGGACTTACTGTTGAGCATCTGTCAAATTCAATGTCAGTCTCTAATTTCTCCCACACTTGTTTCCAGTGAATAGGAGTGTACCAGGCGACAGCCTAACAAAAATGATTCATTAATGTCAATTACCGATGGAGttggatagatttttttaaatgtcataggCTTATTGCAGTAAAATTTCAAAGTCAAACAATTTGATGCCACTCACTTACTATGGGTGAATTAATAAAACACACAGTGAGGATGTAATAAGACATCCTGGCCTTAGTTTCCAATTCTAAAACTTACAAACTGCATAACCTCAGACAGATTAGTTGCTTATTATCTTGGACTGTGTCCTCATATGTGAAATGGGGAGGATGGTGGTAGGGAATTGTTATATGAGGGTGTTGTGAGGTTCAATTAAGCTACTAAATTTCATTAACTATAAAGAACTGTGCAAAAAGCAGTTGTAAGTAGTTGTGTAGTTCAAATCAGAGTAAAAGGAGCAGTGTAAGTACAAAGACTAATTTCATTTCAGGTAAGGACAATTTACTCAAATAGGCATTCCAGGAGCTCAGAGATCTGGTCTCTCGTTCAACACTCAGTGTCTGGGAACAGTGTGCACACAAAGTAGAAACCCCAAATGTGTTTGCAGAACAAATAAATGGGTGgataaatatgatgaaaaatcTGAAACAGAAATGCCTTAATCATAATCTGCCAATGATTTTTTACAAGGCTGAGTAAATAACTTAGATTATATCACCTATTTTTCCCATCAATGAGAATCATTAGAAGTATTACAAAATTCAGTTTTAGCCCGCTGAAAGATCTAAAGGTAAGTGAGTAAATGCTTCAAAATTACAGCTAATGAGTGGTCTCTCTATCTAACAACTGCTGTTATTACAGAAAGACATTAAATGGCTCTTAATAAATTAGCAAGTCTACTCAAAAGAGAGAGTACAATCTAAGAATGAGGTATAATGTAGCAAGAAAGACAATCAAAGAGATAGATTCCAATTAACATATTACCTGGATTAGTAGTTATATGACATAGTAAGTTAGACTGGgggtaagaaaaaaagattttttaagaaaaattaaaataatgtttttgcaAAAAGATTAACTTTTTTGTTGTAAACAAAGATAGCTTTCAACTTTATTAGTGTGTTTTTGGGCATATACTTAACGCTactattatgctaaggaaaaggtagagtgaaaatataaaattgtcaaaTACTGGGAATAAGTTACCTAAAATTATTACGAATACACTTAATTTATGGTGAAGTTGATTTAAAGTATAGTTGTTACAAATTAGACTATAGATTCTTTCATTAGAATATTAATATCTTAAGAGCAGATATCATATCTGACTCTATGTTATATTCTCAGCACTTATTACAGCCATTGGAATGGACAATAATCTCAACAAATAattgagaaatgaataaatgaatagaaaaggTCTCTATGTAGtactttcctttcttattccacTCTTTGGcctaaatatcataaataaaatccatccctgattctaaaatttgaagTAACTTCTTATAAATATGGgctatgaaaattatttttgccaACTTGTAAGTAGCTCTTTGGCATTTTGGCCCTGGGAAGAGGATGCTGTTGATTTGCCTGACATGTTATTGCAGTTGGTGATGGTTCTATCCGAGCTCTTAAGGATGGAAAATAATTGAGTCAGCTAAGAGGAGAAGGGGAACCTAAGGAGAGCTATGCATTCTTTTAAAAGCTATTGTTGAGAATCAGACACTGACTTCACCATTAGGTTTGCACAGAATTGTTGTACAATCTGGgcttgttttaaacattttttgttctCTCCAAAGAAAATCTGATGGTGGCTGATGCTTTGCTTCAGATGCAGCTGCCCATACCTATAAGAAAAATGGTTTGTTAATGACAAATGCCATTGCAGCTTCACATAGTTTTGTATATGTCAGGGGGTCATTGAAATGTGTCATTTTGAACAATGAGGTTTTAAAATATgactgtataatatataatatcagCTGTGTAAACCAAGCTACTGTACATGACTTAAAGGAaagcacaaaaaagaaaggaaaccttcCAGCATCAACTAATTACCTGTTCTCTAAGCAAAcaatctctttgctttttttttttttttaattttttttttcaacgtttatttatttttgggacagagagagacagagcatgaacgggggaggggcagagagagagggagacacagaatcggaaacaggctccaggctctgagccatcagcccagagcccgacgcggggctcgaactcagggaccgcgagatcgtgacctggctgaagtcggacgcttaaccgactgcgccacccaggcgccccaatctcttTGCTTCTAAGGATTATGTTTGCTTAGTTTTGGgaacctaagtatttcattttaatagtgaaatcataaaaacaaaaggtaTTGTACACCAAATTGAGGAAAGCAATGGAAATTGAATTATGGGCGTTAATTTACATCCAGGGATGGACAAAGTGGCACAAATAACCAACAACAACGAGAAACCACATTTTACGTAGAGATCAAATGATGAAGAAACAACTGGTGCTGAGCCAGTCTGGATGGGTCGATGAGTTTTTCCTGTACAATTCTAGTTCAGAGCATCACAGCATTTATATCTGGCACTCACTGTTACTGTGCGATTGGCCTGCATTATGATATTTGGAAGGAAGCGGTACAAAGAGACTGTTTGT includes these proteins:
- the LMNTD1 gene encoding lamin tail domain-containing protein 1 isoform X8, which gives rise to MSGPQFSGITVSTTGHNTPKTTIEGHSQSANSLGVNSFIMTKKEPLSVLAPETAVTGEGEDYFLSLFGDSKKFAACSFQAENTRKHFSMILEEVGQSRSSALGDIKIAEVNVKGLFVKLINSSLDKELEIGGHILQQNVNGQTVSLYRFLPNIIMQANRTVTVWAAASEAKHQPPSDFLWREQKMFKTSPDCTTILCKPNGEAVAWYTPIHWKQVWEKLETDIEFDRCSTVSPTCQRHIFHWPTAISTTKEKQDKSNKDTSKNQMEQVRVFLKREKENPPTLFPNSSPWCHSPNVPAHPYCPLIETHNTSMAGSSLDRQPRPQSTGSDPAQSFSQDHYQGFMEHLNPKPGNPHNKASNRKTYFTMKVMWKGAHNHGNR